Proteins from a genomic interval of Piscinibacter sp. HJYY11:
- the fabZ gene encoding 3-hydroxyacyl-ACP dehydratase FabZ — MMDIHQILKTLPHRYPILLVDRVVSLEKNKRIQAIKNVSINEPYFNGHFPHRPVMPGVLMLEALAQAAAILAIETMGIQLDDQTVFYFAGIDGARFKRPVEPGDQLVLEVDLDRMKAGVCRFAARGLVGGELAVEAQLTCTMRRIA; from the coding sequence ATGATGGACATCCACCAAATCCTGAAGACGCTGCCTCACCGCTACCCCATCCTGCTGGTGGACCGGGTGGTGTCGCTCGAGAAGAACAAGCGCATCCAGGCCATCAAGAACGTCAGCATCAACGAGCCTTACTTCAACGGCCACTTTCCGCACCGCCCGGTGATGCCGGGTGTGCTGATGCTGGAGGCGCTGGCCCAGGCGGCCGCCATCCTGGCCATCGAGACGATGGGCATCCAACTCGACGACCAGACCGTCTTCTATTTCGCCGGCATCGACGGCGCGCGCTTCAAGCGCCCGGTGGAGCCGGGTGACCAGCTGGTGCTCGAAGTCGACCTCGACCGCATGAAGGCCGGCGTCTGCCGCTTTGCCGCGCGTGGCCTGGTGGGCGGGGAACTGGCCGTCGAAGCCCAGCTGACCTGCACGATGCGTCGCATCGCCTGA
- the lpxD gene encoding UDP-3-O-(3-hydroxymyristoyl)glucosamine N-acyltransferase, with translation MADATLGEIAAHLGGELIGDPGLRITRIGPLEGATPSTISFLSNPKYHSQLAGSHAGCVIVGPASRDAAIARGATLVTADAYLSFAHLTQWWAARTRPPDLPGIHPSAVIDPAAQVARSASIGPFVVVEAGAVVEEDAVIGAHSFIGRDARVGWGTRLAPRVSLMFGTQIGARGIVHSGVVLGADGFGFAASPSGAVKIEQLGNVRIGNDVEIGANTCIDRGALDDTVIEDGVKIDNLVQIGHNCRIGAHTAIAGCTGIAGSSIIGSRCIIGGAAMITGHLKICDGTVISSCTAVTRSILKPGTYSGLFPMDDNATWEKNAATLRNLHALRERLRALEKKTP, from the coding sequence GTGGCCGACGCCACGCTGGGTGAGATCGCCGCACATCTTGGCGGCGAGCTGATCGGTGACCCGGGACTGCGGATCACGCGCATCGGTCCCCTCGAAGGCGCCACGCCTTCCACCATCTCCTTCCTCTCCAATCCCAAATACCACAGCCAGCTGGCCGGCTCCCACGCGGGCTGCGTGATCGTCGGGCCTGCGTCCCGTGATGCCGCCATCGCCCGTGGTGCGACGCTGGTGACGGCCGATGCCTACCTCTCGTTCGCGCACCTCACGCAGTGGTGGGCGGCGCGCACCCGCCCGCCCGACCTGCCGGGCATCCATCCAAGCGCCGTCATCGACCCGGCGGCGCAGGTCGCCCGGTCCGCCAGCATCGGCCCCTTCGTCGTAGTCGAAGCCGGGGCCGTGGTCGAGGAAGACGCGGTCATCGGCGCCCACAGCTTCATCGGCCGCGACGCCCGGGTCGGCTGGGGCACCCGCCTCGCACCGCGCGTCAGCCTGATGTTCGGCACGCAGATCGGCGCCCGCGGCATCGTGCACAGCGGCGTCGTGCTGGGCGCCGACGGCTTCGGCTTCGCGGCCAGCCCGAGCGGGGCGGTCAAGATCGAGCAGTTGGGCAACGTGCGCATCGGCAACGACGTCGAGATCGGCGCCAACACCTGCATCGACCGCGGCGCGCTCGACGACACCGTCATCGAAGACGGCGTGAAGATCGACAACCTGGTCCAGATCGGCCACAACTGCCGCATCGGGGCGCACACGGCCATTGCGGGCTGCACCGGCATCGCCGGCAGCTCGATCATCGGCAGTCGCTGCATCATCGGCGGCGCGGCCATGATCACCGGCCATCTGAAGATCTGCGACGGCACCGTGATCTCGTCGTGCACGGCGGTCACCCGCTCGATCCTCAAGCCGGGCACCTACAGCGGCCTCTTTCCCATGGACGACAATGCGACCTGGGAAAAGAATGCCGCCACGCTGCGCAATCTGCATGCACTGAGAGAGCGCCTGCGCGCCCTCGAAAAGAAGACTCCTTGA
- a CDS encoding OmpH family outer membrane protein — MSSSSSLKSVLSAACLVVAACGAQAQELRVAYVNSDKVMRDALPAQAGWVKFEAEVSRREKEINELTSKLKAAATKLDRESPTLPDAERDRRQRELIDQDRELQRKQRAYREDLAQRRNDEMIALRERVLIAVRQIAEQERYDLVVQEAFHASPRIDITERVIKMLNTQGGK, encoded by the coding sequence ATGAGCAGCTCTTCTTCTCTCAAGTCGGTGCTCTCTGCTGCCTGCCTGGTCGTGGCGGCCTGTGGCGCACAAGCGCAGGAACTGAGAGTCGCCTACGTCAACAGCGACAAGGTCATGCGCGATGCCTTGCCCGCTCAGGCCGGCTGGGTGAAGTTCGAAGCCGAGGTCAGTCGCCGCGAGAAAGAGATCAACGAGCTCACGAGCAAGCTCAAGGCTGCAGCCACCAAGCTCGACCGCGAAAGCCCCACGCTGCCCGATGCGGAGCGTGACCGCCGCCAGCGCGAGCTGATCGACCAGGACCGCGAGCTCCAGCGCAAGCAGCGCGCGTACCGCGAAGACCTGGCGCAGCGCCGCAACGACGAGATGATCGCCCTGCGCGAGCGTGTGCTGATCGCGGTGCGCCAGATCGCCGAGCAGGAACGCTATGACCTGGTCGTCCAGGAGGCCTTCCATGCCAGCCCGCGCATCGACATCACCGAGCGGGTGATCAAGATGCTCAACACCCAGGGCGGAAAGTGA
- the bamA gene encoding outer membrane protein assembly factor BamA: MALQAGSAWAVAPFVLKDIRVEGLQRSDAGTVFASLPFRIGDTYTDEKGAAALRALFATGLFKDVRVEVDGDVVVVIVDERAVIANIDFVGLKEFDKDVLVKSLKDFGIGEGLPFDKALADRAEQELKRQYLTKSLYAAEVVTTVTPQERNRVNVTFTITEGGPSRIREIRVLGNKAFSESTLTGLFDLNDGGWLNWYTKGDRYSRSKLTADLETLRSFYLNRGYLEFAIESTQVSISGDKQDITITVNIKEGQPYTVTAVKLEGDYLGKEDEFKSLVKIEPGEAYRAESVAETTKAFTDRFGTYGYAFARVDARPEIDRATGQVVLTLVADAQRRVYVRRINVAGNSRTRDEVVRREFRQFESSWYDGNRIKLSRDRVDRLGYFKEVSIETNEVPGSPDQVDLTLTVVEKPTGNLSLGAGFSSADKLALSASVKQDNVFGTGNYLGIEINTSKSARTLVVSAVDPYFTLDGISRAVDVFYRTQKPINSQGEEYEFITPGASIKFGVPFSEYDTVFFGAGIEQTKIKGTTGLPNNIWLQKELYGEKSTSVPITVGWTRDGRDSALVPNEGSYKRVNIEWGAGADTRYVRSNLQYQHYWPLSKKYTFAVNAELGWGEGLQGRPYPVFKRFYGGGLGTVRAFDQGTLGPVDSLGGYIGGTRRLNLNSELYLPVPGAGNDRTLRFFAYMDAGNVWDDQTTLDPLRVSAGLGLSWVSPVGPLKLSWGKPLRYERTDRIQRLQFQIGTAF; encoded by the coding sequence ATGGCCTTGCAGGCCGGCTCGGCCTGGGCCGTGGCACCGTTCGTGCTGAAGGACATCCGCGTCGAAGGCCTGCAGCGCTCTGACGCCGGCACCGTGTTTGCCTCGCTGCCTTTCCGAATTGGCGACACCTACACCGACGAGAAGGGCGCCGCCGCCTTGCGCGCACTTTTCGCGACGGGTCTCTTCAAGGATGTGCGCGTCGAGGTCGACGGTGACGTGGTCGTCGTGATCGTCGACGAGCGCGCCGTCATTGCCAACATCGACTTCGTCGGCTTGAAGGAATTCGACAAGGACGTGCTCGTCAAGTCGCTGAAGGACTTTGGCATCGGCGAAGGCCTGCCTTTCGACAAGGCCCTGGCCGACCGTGCCGAGCAGGAGTTGAAGCGCCAGTACCTGACAAAGAGCCTGTATGCGGCCGAGGTGGTGACCACCGTCACGCCGCAGGAGCGCAACCGCGTCAACGTCACCTTCACCATCACCGAAGGAGGCCCGTCGCGCATCCGCGAGATCCGCGTGTTGGGCAACAAGGCGTTCTCGGAAAGCACGCTCACGGGGCTCTTCGACCTCAACGACGGCGGCTGGCTCAACTGGTACACCAAGGGCGACCGCTACTCGCGCTCGAAGCTGACGGCCGACCTGGAGACGCTGCGCTCCTTTTATCTCAACCGCGGCTACCTCGAGTTCGCGATCGAGTCCACGCAGGTGAGCATCTCCGGCGACAAGCAGGACATCACCATCACGGTCAACATCAAGGAAGGCCAACCCTACACCGTCACCGCCGTCAAGCTCGAAGGCGACTATCTCGGCAAGGAAGACGAGTTCAAGTCGCTGGTGAAGATCGAGCCGGGCGAGGCGTACCGGGCCGAGTCGGTGGCCGAGACCACCAAGGCGTTCACCGACCGGTTCGGCACCTACGGCTATGCCTTCGCGCGGGTCGATGCGCGCCCCGAGATCGACCGGGCGACCGGCCAGGTCGTGCTGACGCTGGTGGCCGATGCCCAGCGCCGCGTCTATGTGCGCCGCATCAACGTCGCCGGCAACAGCCGCACGCGCGACGAGGTGGTGCGCCGTGAGTTCCGCCAGTTCGAGTCGTCCTGGTACGACGGCAACCGCATCAAGCTGTCGCGCGACCGGGTGGACCGCCTGGGCTACTTCAAGGAAGTGAGCATCGAGACCAACGAGGTGCCCGGCTCGCCCGACCAGGTGGACCTCACGCTGACGGTGGTCGAGAAGCCCACCGGCAACCTGTCGCTCGGCGCTGGCTTCTCGAGCGCCGACAAGCTGGCGCTGTCGGCCTCGGTCAAGCAGGACAATGTCTTCGGTACCGGCAACTACCTCGGCATCGAGATCAACACCAGCAAATCGGCCCGCACGCTGGTGGTGAGCGCCGTCGACCCGTACTTCACCCTCGACGGTATCTCTCGTGCGGTCGACGTCTTCTATCGCACGCAGAAGCCGATCAACAGCCAGGGCGAAGAGTACGAGTTCATCACGCCGGGGGCGTCGATCAAGTTCGGCGTGCCGTTCAGCGAATACGACACCGTGTTCTTTGGCGCCGGCATCGAGCAGACCAAGATCAAGGGCACCACCGGCCTGCCCAACAACATCTGGCTGCAAAAAGAGCTGTACGGCGAGAAGAGTACCTCGGTGCCCATCACCGTCGGCTGGACGCGCGACGGCCGCGACAGCGCCCTCGTGCCCAATGAAGGCAGCTACAAGCGCGTCAACATCGAGTGGGGCGCTGGGGCCGACACCCGCTATGTGCGCAGCAACCTGCAGTACCAGCACTATTGGCCGCTGTCGAAGAAGTACACCTTTGCCGTCAACGCTGAACTGGGCTGGGGTGAGGGCCTGCAGGGCCGTCCGTACCCGGTGTTCAAGCGCTTCTACGGCGGCGGTCTGGGCACCGTGCGGGCATTCGACCAGGGCACGCTCGGCCCGGTCGACTCGCTGGGCGGCTACATCGGCGGTACCCGCCGACTGAACCTGAACAGCGAGCTCTACCTCCCGGTGCCGGGCGCCGGCAACGACCGCACCTTGCGCTTCTTCGCCTACATGGATGCCGGCAATGTCTGGGACGACCAGACCACCCTCGACCCCTTGCGCGTCTCGGCCGGTCTGGGCCTGAGCTGGGTGTCGCCGGTGGGGCCTTTGAAGCTCAGCTGGGGCAAGCCCTTGCGGTATGAGCGCACGGATAGAATCCAGCGTCTCCAATTCCAGATCGGGACCGCGTTCTAA
- the rseP gene encoding RIP metalloprotease RseP → MTTLFGFILTLGVLIVIHEYGHYRVARACGVKVLRFSVGFGKVLWRHQRRPGGTEFVLSALPLGGYVRMLDEREGPVDPQERHMAFNRKPLSQRAAIVAAGPVANLLLAVLLYAAQHWIGVEEPKARLGSPAAASLSERAGLRSGDWVRAWSHDGTDWEDVRSLTDLRWQVTHAVLEGRRIHLLVTNGDGHAQRTVVLELDKLNAKDIDAKLMQSIGLGAPYRGDEPVLNTVMEGGAAARAGLQAGDLVLSIDGTPMRDIDHLWQTIRASADRPSTDPQRWSVQRNGQVIDVAVKPAIVTDGDKRVGRIEASLGRPFEMVTVRYGLWDGLSQAATRTWEVSSLTVRMLGRMLIGEASLKNLSGPLTIADYAGQSVSKGLAYYLGFLAVVSVSLGVLNLLPLPVLDGGHLMYYLFEAVTGRPPSDAWLDRLQRGGVALMLVMTSLAIYNDVARLLGLH, encoded by the coding sequence ATGACCACTCTCTTCGGCTTCATCCTGACGCTGGGCGTTCTCATCGTCATCCACGAGTACGGCCACTACCGGGTGGCCCGTGCCTGTGGCGTGAAGGTGCTGCGCTTCTCTGTCGGTTTCGGCAAGGTGCTGTGGCGGCATCAGCGGCGGCCGGGCGGCACGGAGTTCGTGCTGTCGGCGTTGCCGCTCGGTGGCTACGTGCGCATGCTTGACGAGCGCGAAGGCCCGGTCGATCCGCAAGAGCGCCACATGGCCTTCAACCGCAAGCCCCTGAGCCAGCGCGCCGCGATCGTGGCGGCCGGGCCGGTGGCCAACCTGCTGCTGGCCGTCCTGCTTTATGCGGCACAGCACTGGATCGGTGTCGAAGAGCCCAAGGCACGCCTGGGGTCGCCGGCGGCGGCGAGCCTCTCCGAGCGCGCCGGCTTGCGCTCGGGCGACTGGGTACGTGCCTGGTCCCACGACGGGACCGACTGGGAAGACGTGCGCTCGCTGACCGATCTGCGCTGGCAGGTGACCCACGCCGTGCTGGAAGGCCGTCGCATCCATCTCCTCGTGACCAACGGCGACGGCCATGCGCAACGCACCGTCGTGCTCGAACTCGACAAGCTCAACGCCAAGGACATCGACGCCAAGCTCATGCAGAGCATCGGCCTGGGCGCACCGTATCGCGGCGACGAGCCGGTGTTGAACACCGTGATGGAGGGCGGCGCGGCCGCGCGGGCCGGGCTGCAGGCGGGCGACCTCGTGCTGAGCATCGACGGCACGCCGATGCGCGACATCGACCACCTGTGGCAGACCATCCGCGCCAGCGCGGACCGGCCTTCGACCGATCCTCAGCGCTGGTCGGTGCAGCGCAACGGGCAGGTGATCGATGTTGCAGTGAAGCCGGCCATCGTCACCGACGGCGACAAGCGGGTCGGCCGCATCGAGGCGAGCCTCGGCCGGCCCTTCGAGATGGTGACCGTGCGCTACGGCCTGTGGGACGGTCTCTCGCAGGCAGCCACGCGCACCTGGGAAGTTTCCTCGCTCACGGTGCGCATGCTTGGCCGCATGCTGATCGGCGAGGCCTCGCTGAAGAACCTGAGCGGCCCGCTGACCATCGCCGACTACGCCGGCCAATCGGTGAGCAAGGGCCTCGCTTACTATCTCGGTTTTCTCGCGGTGGTCAGCGTGAGCCTCGGGGTGCTCAACCTGTTGCCGCTGCCGGTCCTCGATGGTGGGCACCTCATGTACTATCTTTTCGAAGCCGTGACGGGGCGACCGCCCTCCGATGCGTGGTTGGATCGATTGCAGCGCGGCGGTGTGGCGCTGATGCTCGTGATGACGTCGCTCGCCATCTACAACGACGTGGCCCGCCTTCTGGGCCTGCACTGA
- the ispC gene encoding 1-deoxy-D-xylulose-5-phosphate reductoisomerase has protein sequence MQQTSPARQRVCILGSTGSVGANTLDVMSRHSERYEVFALTAHSRVAELLAQCMEWKPRYAVMTQPGAAKDLRDGLKSAGLRTEVLEGPGALSLVAAHPDVDSVMASIVGAAGLEPCIAAARAGKRLMLANKEALVVGGALFMKAVKEGGATLLPIDSEHSAIFQCLPEDRSTWGRRIDHIVLTASGGPFRERDPKTLASVTPDEACAHPNWVMGRKISVDSATMMNKALEVIEARWLFDLTPEQIRVVIHPQSIIHSMVVCRDNSVLAQLGTPDMRVPIAYGLSFPERIESGASALDFTQLAALQFQPADLQRYPGLQLAWDTLRGAEGSTAVLNAANEVAVAAFLAGTIRFDQIHSVNAHTLDAIAPPADACRSIEGLLSLDASARRAAEQQVSRLLRVP, from the coding sequence ATGCAACAGACTTCTCCCGCGCGGCAGCGCGTCTGCATCCTTGGCTCGACCGGCAGCGTGGGAGCCAACACGCTCGACGTGATGTCGCGTCATAGTGAGCGCTACGAAGTCTTCGCGCTGACGGCCCACAGCCGGGTCGCCGAGTTGCTGGCCCAGTGCATGGAGTGGAAGCCGCGCTATGCGGTGATGACACAACCCGGCGCGGCCAAGGACCTTCGCGATGGGCTCAAGTCCGCCGGCCTGCGTACCGAGGTGCTTGAAGGCCCGGGAGCCTTGTCGCTGGTGGCCGCTCATCCCGACGTCGATTCGGTGATGGCGTCCATCGTCGGAGCCGCGGGTCTGGAGCCCTGCATCGCAGCGGCACGCGCCGGCAAGCGCCTGATGCTCGCCAACAAGGAGGCGCTCGTCGTGGGCGGTGCGCTGTTCATGAAGGCGGTGAAGGAGGGCGGGGCAACGCTTCTGCCCATCGACAGCGAACACTCGGCCATCTTCCAGTGCCTGCCGGAAGACCGCAGCACCTGGGGCCGTCGCATCGACCACATCGTGCTCACCGCCTCGGGCGGCCCGTTCCGCGAGCGTGACCCGAAGACGCTGGCGAGCGTGACGCCCGACGAGGCCTGCGCCCATCCCAACTGGGTGATGGGTCGCAAGATCTCGGTCGATTCGGCGACGATGATGAACAAGGCGCTCGAGGTGATCGAGGCGCGCTGGCTGTTCGACCTGACGCCGGAGCAAATCCGCGTGGTGATCCATCCGCAGAGCATCATCCATTCGATGGTGGTCTGCCGCGACAACTCGGTGCTCGCCCAACTGGGCACGCCTGACATGCGGGTCCCCATCGCCTACGGCTTGTCATTCCCCGAGCGTATCGAGTCGGGCGCGAGTGCACTCGACTTCACGCAACTCGCGGCGCTCCAGTTCCAGCCGGCCGACCTCCAGCGCTACCCGGGCCTGCAGCTCGCCTGGGACACGCTGCGCGGTGCGGAGGGCAGCACCGCGGTGCTCAATGCAGCCAACGAGGTGGCCGTCGCTGCGTTCCTCGCGGGAACCATCCGCTTCGACCAGATTCACAGCGTCAATGCCCACACGCTGGATGCCATCGCACCGCCGGCCGACGCTTGCCGCTCGATCGAAGGCCTGCTCTCGCTCGATGCCAGCGCGCGCCGCGCGGCGGAGCAACAGGTGAGTCGCCTGCTGCGCGTTCCATGA
- a CDS encoding phosphatidate cytidylyltransferase has product MLKQRVITAVIMLLVLLPALFAPVAWPFSLLMLAMAGAAAWEWGRLNGATSSSAVAMGLVTAAACGAALWAGWVHVGPSVAWWVAFAVWVLGGALALKVGVASWPQLPRVARWVLGMAAVWTAWLALSSAKAAGINFLLSIFCLVWVADIAAYFGGKTFGRRKLAPAISPGKSWEGVWSGMVGVQVLAWAWIAADRHWQLPSMDSASLFTVLLERLGVPGLVLALIFLSAMSVVGDLVESLVKRSAGAKDSSNLLPGHGGVLDRVDALLPVFPIALALSTLGGF; this is encoded by the coding sequence ATGTTGAAGCAGCGCGTCATCACCGCGGTGATCATGCTGCTGGTCTTGCTGCCAGCGCTTTTTGCGCCGGTGGCCTGGCCGTTCTCCTTGCTGATGCTCGCAATGGCGGGCGCAGCGGCGTGGGAGTGGGGCCGTTTGAACGGCGCCACCTCGTCGAGCGCGGTGGCGATGGGCCTGGTGACGGCGGCGGCCTGTGGCGCCGCGCTCTGGGCCGGCTGGGTGCATGTCGGGCCAAGCGTTGCATGGTGGGTGGCGTTTGCCGTGTGGGTGCTGGGCGGCGCGCTCGCGCTGAAGGTTGGCGTCGCCTCCTGGCCTCAGCTGCCGCGTGTGGCGAGGTGGGTGCTGGGCATGGCTGCGGTCTGGACGGCTTGGCTGGCGCTGTCGAGCGCCAAGGCCGCAGGCATCAACTTCCTGCTGTCGATCTTCTGCCTTGTGTGGGTGGCCGACATTGCGGCCTATTTCGGTGGCAAGACCTTTGGTCGCCGCAAGCTTGCGCCGGCCATCAGCCCGGGCAAGAGCTGGGAAGGCGTCTGGAGCGGCATGGTCGGCGTGCAAGTCCTGGCCTGGGCGTGGATTGCGGCCGACCGCCACTGGCAACTGCCGTCCATGGATTCGGCGAGCCTCTTCACGGTGCTTCTTGAACGCCTGGGCGTCCCCGGGCTCGTGCTCGCACTGATCTTCCTGAGTGCAATGAGCGTCGTTGGCGACCTGGTCGAATCGCTCGTGAAGCGCAGCGCCGGCGCCAAGGACAGCAGCAACCTGCTGCCCGGTCATGGCGGCGTGCTCGACCGTGTCGATGCGCTGCTGCCCGTGTTTCCCATCGCACTGGCGCTGAGCACGCTCGGCGGTTTCTGA
- the uppS gene encoding polyprenyl diphosphate synthase, with protein sequence MDSAQSVPRHVAIVMDGNGRWAKKRFMPRVVGHKFGVDALVNVVKACADRGIEYVTVFAFSSENWKRPAEEVSGLMSLAISTVSKHLTRMMGEGVRIRIVGDRSHVAPSVRSALEQAEESTRHNTRINLSVAFNYGGRWDVVQACQKAIAEGVAPEALDEATLSRFMAMSFAPDPDLFIRTGGEVRISNFLLWQVAYSELVFSDCLWPDFGEKELDAALADYARRDRRFGQVSSADASALVRA encoded by the coding sequence GTGGATTCAGCGCAGAGCGTCCCACGCCACGTTGCCATCGTGATGGATGGCAACGGCCGCTGGGCCAAGAAGCGCTTCATGCCGCGCGTCGTCGGCCACAAGTTCGGCGTCGATGCCTTGGTCAATGTGGTGAAGGCGTGTGCCGACCGGGGCATCGAGTACGTCACCGTCTTCGCCTTCTCGTCCGAGAACTGGAAGCGGCCGGCCGAAGAGGTCTCGGGGCTGATGAGCCTCGCCATCTCCACCGTGTCGAAGCACCTCACCCGCATGATGGGCGAGGGCGTGCGCATCCGCATCGTCGGCGACCGCTCCCATGTCGCGCCTTCGGTGCGTTCGGCGCTCGAGCAGGCGGAAGAATCGACGCGCCACAACACCCGCATCAACCTCTCCGTTGCCTTCAACTATGGCGGCCGCTGGGATGTCGTGCAGGCCTGTCAGAAGGCGATCGCCGAGGGCGTGGCGCCCGAAGCGTTGGACGAGGCCACCCTCTCGCGTTTCATGGCGATGAGCTTTGCACCCGATCCGGATCTTTTCATTCGCACCGGCGGCGAAGTGCGCATCAGCAACTTTCTGCTGTGGCAGGTGGCGTACTCGGAGCTCGTCTTCAGCGACTGTCTCTGGCCCGACTTCGGTGAGAAGGAACTCGACGCAGCCCTCGCCGACTACGCAAGGCGTGACCGGCGTTTCGGACAGGTGTCTTCGGCCGACGCCTCGGCCTTGGTGAGGGCCTGA
- the frr gene encoding ribosome recycling factor yields MSIADIRKNAEAKMAKSIESFKNELGKIRTGRAHPGILDQVQVEYYGSMVPISQVANVSLLDARTISVQPWEKGMGPKIEKAIRESDLGLNPAAQGDLLRVPLPALTEERRRDLTKVVRSAAEDSRIAVRNLRRDANDQAKKLLKDKLITEDDERRSLDEVQKLTDRVIAEIDRLTSAKEAEIMAV; encoded by the coding sequence ATGAGCATCGCAGACATCCGCAAGAACGCCGAAGCGAAGATGGCCAAGTCCATCGAATCGTTTAAGAACGAGCTTGGCAAGATCCGCACCGGCCGTGCCCACCCGGGCATCCTCGACCAGGTGCAGGTCGAGTACTACGGCTCGATGGTGCCGATCAGCCAGGTCGCCAACGTCAGCCTGCTCGACGCCCGCACGATCAGCGTGCAACCTTGGGAAAAGGGCATGGGACCCAAGATCGAGAAGGCCATCCGCGAGTCGGATCTCGGCCTCAACCCGGCGGCACAGGGCGACCTGCTGCGCGTGCCGCTGCCCGCACTGACCGAAGAGCGCCGCCGCGACCTGACCAAGGTTGTGCGCTCGGCCGCCGAAGACTCGCGCATCGCCGTGCGCAACCTGCGCCGTGATGCCAACGACCAGGCCAAGAAGCTTCTGAAAGACAAGCTCATCACCGAAGACGACGAGCGCCGCTCGCTCGACGAGGTGCAGAAACTCACCGACCGCGTCATCGCGGAAATCGATCGCCTCACCTCGGCCAAGGAAGCCGAGATCATGGCCGTCTGA
- the pyrH gene encoding UMP kinase: protein MPAYKRILLKLSGEALMGDDAYGINRATIVRMVREIQEVTQLGCEVAVVIGGGNIFRGVAGGSVGMDRATADYMGMLATVMNSLALADTMRQEGMTARVMSAIGIEQVVEPYVRPKALQYLEEGKVVVFAAGTGNPFFTTDTAAALRGAEIGAEIVLKATKVDGVYTADPKKDPSATRYSRVTFDEAITRNLQVLDATAFALCRDQKLPIKVFSIFKAGALKRVVLGEDEGTLVHV from the coding sequence ATGCCGGCCTACAAGCGCATCCTGCTCAAACTTTCTGGCGAGGCCCTGATGGGCGACGATGCCTACGGCATCAACCGCGCGACCATCGTGCGCATGGTGCGTGAGATCCAGGAAGTGACGCAGCTCGGGTGCGAGGTGGCGGTGGTCATCGGCGGCGGCAACATCTTCCGTGGCGTGGCCGGCGGTTCGGTCGGCATGGACCGGGCCACCGCCGACTACATGGGCATGCTCGCCACGGTGATGAACTCGCTGGCACTGGCCGACACCATGCGCCAGGAGGGCATGACCGCGCGTGTGATGTCGGCCATCGGCATCGAACAGGTGGTCGAGCCTTATGTGCGCCCCAAGGCGCTGCAGTACCTCGAAGAAGGCAAGGTGGTGGTCTTCGCCGCCGGCACCGGCAACCCCTTCTTCACGACGGACACGGCCGCGGCGCTGCGCGGCGCCGAAATCGGCGCCGAGATCGTGCTCAAGGCCACCAAGGTCGACGGCGTATACACCGCCGACCCCAAGAAGGACCCGAGCGCCACACGGTACAGCCGAGTCACGTTCGACGAAGCCATCACCCGCAACCTGCAGGTGCTCGACGCCACCGCCTTCGCGCTGTGCCGCGACCAGAAGCTGCCGATCAAGGTCTTCAGCATCTTCAAGGCCGGCGCGCTCAAACGCGTGGTGCTGGGCGAGGACGAGGGCACCCTGGTGCACGTGTGA
- the tsf gene encoding translation elongation factor Ts, whose translation MAAITASMVAELRAKTDAPMMECKKALTEAGGDFDKAEELLRVKLGSKAGKAASRITAEGVVAAAVEGTTGAIVEVNCETDFVTKNDSFLALAKAAAELIAKSNPADVAALGALPYSQDGFGPTLEDVRKGLVGKIGENMSFRRFKRYANGGKLASYLHGTRIGVIVEFDGDETAAKDVAMHVAAMKPVSLSASDVPATLIEKERSVAALKAAESGKPADIVTKMVEGSVQKYLKEVSLLNQVFVKAADGKQTVEQYLKSTSTTVKGFTLYVVGEGIEKKVDDFAAEVAAQVAAAKGG comes from the coding sequence ATGGCTGCAATCACCGCAAGCATGGTCGCCGAGCTGCGCGCCAAGACCGACGCCCCGATGATGGAATGCAAGAAGGCCCTGACCGAAGCCGGTGGGGACTTTGACAAGGCCGAAGAGTTGCTGCGCGTCAAGCTGGGCAGCAAGGCCGGCAAGGCCGCTTCGCGCATCACCGCGGAAGGCGTGGTCGCAGCGGCCGTGGAAGGCACCACCGGTGCCATCGTCGAGGTCAACTGCGAAACCGACTTCGTCACCAAGAACGATTCGTTCCTGGCGCTGGCCAAGGCCGCCGCCGAACTGATTGCCAAGAGCAACCCGGCCGACGTGGCGGCCCTCGGCGCACTGCCTTACTCGCAAGACGGCTTCGGCCCGACGCTTGAAGACGTGCGCAAGGGCCTGGTGGGCAAGATCGGCGAGAACATGTCGTTCCGCCGCTTCAAGCGCTACGCCAACGGCGGCAAGCTCGCGAGCTACCTGCACGGCACCCGCATCGGCGTGATCGTCGAATTCGATGGCGACGAGACCGCCGCGAAGGACGTGGCCATGCACGTGGCCGCCATGAAGCCGGTGTCGCTGTCGGCCTCCGACGTGCCGGCCACGCTCATCGAGAAAGAGCGCTCGGTGGCGGCATTGAAGGCTGCCGAATCGGGCAAGCCGGCCGACATCGTCACCAAGATGGTCGAAGGCTCGGTGCAGAAGTACCTGAAGGAAGTCAGCCTGCTGAACCAGGTGTTCGTGAAGGCTGCCGACGGCAAGCAGACCGTCGAGCAGTACCTCAAGTCGACCAGCACCACCGTCAAGGGCTTCACGCTCTACGTCGTGGGCGAAGGCATCGAGAAGAAGGTCGATGACTTCGCTGCTGAAGTCGCTGCCCAGGTGGCGGCCGCCAAGGGCGGGTGA